The window CACAGGTCGTCTAGGTTGGAGTCCTCCACCGCTTCATTCATCGTGAAGGAGTAGTCAATTGACAATGAGGACGACAATGTCGATTGAGAGAAGGTCGAAGCCAAGGACTTGGACCAAGAGCAACCACTCCAGCCCACGGCGAAGGATGAAGAGTGCATGCGGCAACTTCAATTCCCACTAGCGCTATGGAACTTGTTGGCCAACCAGGATCCGATGCAGGCATTATCCCCGTCGAAAAACAATGGTGTCCAGATCAGACGCCGTGCCAGGCTCCAGCGCTCACCACCCCGACCTTGTGGCCCCCATTCCAAATGGCACCCAACCCCTCTGAAGTCGTGCCCCCGCATCGAGTACTATCTAGGGGATGATAGGTCATGAAACATGTAATCCTCGTTGGAGGGCTAGCGCATCCAGCAACGCTTGCCAAGACGACAACGCCACACATCCTCGCAAACCCCATGCTCACGGAGCCTGGGCCCTCGACCGATCCAAGATCACCAAAGAGACCGACACCAGCTTAGCGAGCAGCTCCTCCGTGTTGGACTGCCGAGTCAGAGCATGAGTTATGCCTCATGACTAAGGCAAGTCAATGCAAGGTTGAGGAGGAGGCGGAGCTGATGTGTCGTGAGTGCGTCGTGGCCACGGCAGCTAGGGTGCCTTCCACAATTGGTGTGACATTGACAATGGCGACAGTGACGATGACGGAGGCATTCGGTGGCCTTAGAGGTCATCCCCATGAGATCATCCTCACGAGGTCATCGTCTATTATTCTgtatagttttagtttagtttaggtttagtttgaAGCTGGTGCGATGAATACATATCAAACTCGTTAAATTTCATTAGTTTGCATGTAATATATCGAATTCGTCTAAATTTCTGTTAAAAAATTTAAAAATGGATTTTTTTTTTAGTATAGTGTTGAGGGAGCTGATTTGCCCTTGGAGATGCCCCCGAGAATGGCACAAAAGAAGAACATTTCACACCACTGCGGTGGGCTAATCCATGCCGGCCCATCTGTACAAGGGCAGCGAGTTCGCGCTTTCGGGGTCACCAAGCCCATCCACCATAATGCTCCGCCTCCCCTGCCTCCTGCGTGGCGTCTCCTCGCCGGCGGCGTCCTCTCTCCGGCGAGCCTTCCGCTCGGCGGCCTCCCTTGAAGCCATCCTCTCACACTCCCACCCATCCAAGGCCTCCTCCGAGGACCAGGCGGGCCCCGCCCACCTCGCGCTCTACAACTACCCCACCTTCGCCGGCGCCTACTCCGCGCTCGCCGCTGACCTCTTCCACCGCCGCCTCGGCCGGCGCCTCCTCGTCCTCCCCTTTTCCTCCGTCGAGCCCTTCAGGTCTCCCTCTCACTTGCGTCTCACCGTTCCCTCATTGCGTTGGCCTCCAATTGATTATGCTTGTCTGTTTCGCGCTGGCTTGGAACAAGCAGAGCGGAGGACTTCAAGGGTGCCGGGTTCCATTCTTGCTATCTTTTGGATTTCATCGGGCCAAGGAATTTTGCGTTGGAGCTCTCTGGATTCATCCCCAGGTGCGTTCAACAAGTTGCAGAAATCTCAGCAAGTCTGCAACtgaattttcttcttctttttatcttGACTACAAAATTTGAAGTGGAGTGTATGCACTGATATACATAAGAAACCTCGTGACATACCATTTCCAATGATGCAGTGTGGTGGCATTTGATCACCGGCAAAGCACACTGGCAAGGATCCCACAGATGGGTCGATGCCCAACTAACCTTGACATCCGCATCGACACGGCAAAAAGTAGCGCCCGAGCTGTATTAGACTATTTCTCCAATAAGCTTACATCGGAAAACCCTGATTCCGTGAGTAGGACGAGTCATTCCATTCCTGTTCTCTTTTTttgggatatgttcctgttcattgtATCGCGTCATTTGGGAAATAAGAACATGAGGTTGTTCTTTTCTCATCCAGGAGACATGTGAGAATCTGTTGGGCCAAGAAGATGAGGAGCGGGTTTCAAATGTTGTCAAATATGTAGAGGATGCTGATCTGCGGCAATGGCAGCTGCCCGATAGCAGAGCATTTCATACAGCTCTCAGGGATGAGCGTGCAAAGTTAAATTGTGTCAGTAATCCTCATGTTTTTGAGCAGGTGAAGGTCTACCCGCTGCAATCATGCTTATAAGCTTCTTTTGTGTATCCCTGAGGATGGCATGGTCAATCACCATTTTGTTGGCACTCCAAACAGCTAATGCAACTTGATGTTAGCGATCTGCTTGCTAGAGGGAATTCATTAGCTCAAAATCGTCTAGAGGCTGCAAGGAAGCTCATACACAATCCTTTCAAGATTTACCTCGGACAAGGGCTATATGGTGAATGCCTTGTAAGTGAAAATAATGCTCTTGCATTATTATAGTTATTATCCTTGATGTACCTTTTGATAGTGGTAGCCGCATAGCACCTATTTTTTCTTTACTGGAGCGTCCTTAGATTTCTTTAGCACAAGCATGTAATATGTGCATCCAGGACTGCTCTCACATTAATGGTATGGGCTACATTAAGTCTAGTTCAAAGGCAAAATACTCTGGGCCATTTTTCCTTTATTGTTTAGTTAAACTAAAGACTATCTATAGTTCAAAGACATGTGGACCTCATAGTTTCTCGCTTGAAATCAATGATTAACTTCATAGTTCAAAGCTGCCATTTGATGCAAACTTATTTATGCTTA is drawn from Triticum dicoccoides isolate Atlit2015 ecotype Zavitan chromosome 4A, WEW_v2.0, whole genome shotgun sequence and contains these coding sequences:
- the LOC119286412 gene encoding uncharacterized protein LOC119286412 codes for the protein MLRLPCLLRGVSSPAASSLRRAFRSAASLEAILSHSHPSKASSEDQAGPAHLALYNYPTFAGAYSALAADLFHRRLGRRLLVLPFSSVEPFRAEDFKGAGFHSCYLLDFIGPRNFALELSGFIPSVVAFDHRQSTLARIPQMGRCPTNLDIRIDTAKSSARAVLDYFSNKLTSENPDSETCENLLGQEDEERVSNVVKYVEDADLRQWQLPDSRAFHTALRDERAKLNCVSNPHVFEQLMQLDVSDLLARGNSLAQNRLEAARKLIHNPFKIYLGQGLYGECLAIRADGDSKLSHEIGLELSKMSAGAGLRPIGAVVFMQRGLLKICLRTTDNSTNTAEVAKAYGGGGKASSSSFALRMDEFNAWIRENT